Within Lactobacillus amylovorus DSM 20531, the genomic segment GCGGAAATTTGCTTGCCGATTGTCCGGCGGTTCATTTCCAGCTTACTTTCACCGGCACCACGGTTGGCGAAACCACCACCACGCTGCTGGTCCAAGTTGTTCTCGGAAGGGTGAAGACGTGGCAACTCATATTGCAATCTGGCGAGTTGCACCTGCAGTTTGGCCTGCTTAGTGCGAGCACGACTGGCAAAAATTTCCAAAATTAATTCAGTTCTGTCGATGACCCGCATCTTGGTTAACTTCTCAAGGTTACGGATTTGCACTGGGGTTAATTCATCGTTTAAAACTAAGACCTTGGCCTTCAAGCCTTGGGCCATTGTTCTGATTTCGTTAATCTTGCCGACACCGAAGTAAGTCCCGGCAACGATTGATTCTGCGTTTTGGTAACTTTGTCCCACGACCTCCATGTTGTCAGCTTCAGTTAAGTTGGCCAGTTCAGTCATGTAGTAGTCAAAGTTAGGATCGTTTAAGTTCACACCTGCAATGTAGGCTTTAGTTTTTTTAGGTTGATTATCAATCATTCAAACACCTCTTTTAACGTTATATATCTATAATCTTATTCTATTACAATGGGTAGTTAATTGAAAAAATGTGAATTATTAAGTACATATTATTGCCAATAAATAATAATATCTTTTCGTAATTGTTGTAGATATAATTATAAAAAGAGTTAGCAGGTAATTAACTGATAACAAAAATATGGAAATTTGTAGAAAATTATAGAAATATTTACCATAATATTCATTAGAAAGTTAAACATGGAAGTGAATATTATGACAATTTTAAAACCTAAAGATGTCGCTGATCGTTTAGGAATAACCACTAGAACCCTCCAAACATGGGATCGAAAGGGTATTTTTAAAGCTAAGCGCTCTCCTACTAATCGCAGATTCTATACAGAAGATCAAATAAATCAATATTTGAGCAAAAATAGTCTATGCTCAAATAAAAAACAAGTTGCTTATGCCAGAGTATCAACTTCTGGTCAAAAAGATGACTTAAAAGATCAATTAAGCTATATTCGACAATACGCTAACGCACAAGGTATCGTATTAGACGAAGAAATAAGCGATATTGGCAGCGGCTTAAACTATAAACGGCAAAAATGGAATAATCTTCTAGACGAAGTAATGAACAATAAAATAGATAAAATTTATATTACTTATAAAGATAGATTTATCCGTTTTGGCTATGATTGGTTTGAAAACCTATGTAAAAAGCATGGGACTGAAATAATTGTTTTGAATAATATTGACACTAGTCCTGATAAAGAACTGGTTGATGATCTGATAAGTATAATTCATGTGTTTTCATGCAGACTATATGGCTTAAGAAAGTACAAGAAAAAGATTAGAGGCGAATACTTAAATGACGATCAAGACACAAGTAGTTAAGCTAAAAGTTAATAAGACCATGCAAAAGCATCTTGATGCTCTATGCGACTATCGTCGATACTGCTGGAATAAAGGCTTAGAAACTTGGCAATTAATGTATGAAGCTCATACATTAAACAAAAAAGATAATCCCAATCCTAACGAACGCAGAGTCCGTGATGAACTAGTCGCAAATAAAGCCGACTGGCAATATGATTTGTCTGCCAGATGTTTACAATTAGCGATTAAAGACTTAGCTAATGCTTGGAAGAACTTCTTTGATAAGTCACAACCTGATTGGGGAATACCTAGTTTTAAATCTAAGAAAGCTCCCAGACAAGGCTTTAAAACTGATAGAGCTAAGATCGTTAATGGTAAGCTTCGCCTTGATCGCCCAAGAAGCATTTCAAAAGAGTCTTGGTTTGATTTAAAAAGCTATGAAGCTCTAAAGATGGATGAAGTCAAAGTAGTAAGTGTCTTCAAAGAAAAAGATAATTATTATGCGGCTCTTCCTTATGAAGAAGAAATTGAACTAAAAGCTAAAACCCAGCAAAAGACAGCAGTTGATGTCAATGTTGGCCACTTTAACTATACCGAGGGGCAAATCAATATTTTGCCTGCTAAATTGCAAAAGCTTTATAAGCGTATTAAGCATTATCAAAGAATGCTGGCACGTAAAAGAAAAGTTAACGGTAAGTTAGCTACAAAATCAAATAATTACTTTGCAGTGAGAACCAAACTGCAAAGAGATTATCGCAAAGCAGCTAATATTCAAAACGATCTATTACAAAAATTTACTACTAAGCTTGTTAATAATTACGATCAAATTGTAATTGAAGATTTGGCAGTCAAAGAAATGATGATGACGCATGTAGCTTCAAAAGGAATGCAGAGATCACTTTTTAGCAAGTTTAGACGAATACTAACTTATAAGTGTGATTGGTATGGCCAAGAATTAATCTTGGCTGATAAAACATACCCATCAACTCAAAGATGTGCTGCGTGCAGTTATGTCAAAAAAGGCGAGGAAAAGATCACTTTGCAGGGCAATAAAAAGCATGGTACCAAACATAATGAGTATGTCTGTTATGAGTGTGGCTACAAGAATGATCGAGATGAAAATGCAGTTTTAAATCTTTTAGCTTTGGCAAAATAAAGAAAATAAACAGGGCTGGCTAGGTCCTTAAGCTGTAAGAGCTAGTCAATGTGATTACTCCTATTTGGAATATCAGAATACTAGTGAAGACGACAGTAAATGAAACAAAGAAAGGAAAAATATATCTTTCTGATATGTAGAAAATTCGTATTCTTCTACATATTTCTATGTTTTATATAGCAGTAGATATAAATAAGTCTAAAAAGAGAAAGACCATCTTAATAAATCAGTTAAGAGGATATGGTATTTCATTAATAGATGATGAATTGACGACCACTGTAAATATTAATCATTTTGCTGAAGCAAAGAATCGTAATAGTATAATTAAAGAACTACAGAGATAATATTTATATTAGTATACTAACCTAAAAGGCTAGTGCACTTTTTTATTGCATGTAAGAAGTTAGTATTACATGTTCAACATATTTGAAAAAAACACGATTATTTAACGTGGAAAGCCGTTACAAGCCTGTAAAAAAGCTAGTATCAGTTATATAATAAGGAAGTTGTATAAATAAATAAGGGGATCAAAATGGCAGAAAATAATCAACCAAATAATGATGTACGTCGCCATCACCACCATAGACATCACCGTCATCACCATCGTAAGTTTTGGCGTTGGTTCTGGATTGTGATCGGCGTTATTGTAGTCATTGCACTTTTTGTTTGTGGTATGGTTTATAAGAACTTACGCGATACCACGCAAAATATGTATACTCCCGTTGCTAAGACAACTAAGAGCAACAAGGGACGTAATCTTGATAATTTGCTAGCGCAGAAGAAACCAATCAATATTCTTTTGCTCGGTACTGATACTGGAGCAATGGGACGTAGCTGGAAAGGACGTACTGATACCATCATGATGATGGCAATTAATCCTAAGACTAATAGTACGTCAATTGTATCTATTCCACGTGATTCAAATGCAATCTTCCCAGATTTCCCGCAATATGGAGTAACGAAGATTAACTCAGCTTATACACTAGGCGGAGTTGGTGAAACAGTTAAGACACTGGATAAATACTATAGTGTGCCAATTGACGGTTACATTATGATCAACATGGGTGGTCTTAAGAAGGCTATTGATCAAGTTGGTGGTATTGATGTAACTTCACCATTGACTTTCGACAATATGGGATACCACTTCCAAGAAGGTAAGACCTACCATATGGATGGTAAGAAGGCATTAGCTTTTGCTCAACTTAGACATGGGGATCCACGTCAAGATTATGGTCGTCAAGACCGTGATCGCCGTGTTGTCATGGCACTTCTTAAGAAGTCTATCTCACCTACTACACTACTTAATACTAAATTCTTGAATTCAATCTCAAGTGAAATGCAAACTGACTTGACTATGAATCAAATGTACAAGATCGGGATGGATTATAGAAATGCAACAGATAACTTGTCACAAGATCATGCTCAGGGTGTAAGTAAGCAAACTCAGAATCCTAAGTTTGGTACTATGGAAATCGAAGTAGTAAGTAGACAAGAAAGACAAAGAGTGTCTGATAAATTAAGAGCAGCGTTAGGTCTTCCTAAGGTAAGAGTTGCTGCTAATAGTGCCAGCTATGTCATGAATCGCTAGTATAAGGAAAGAGATATGGAACAAAAACAAGAACAAGAAAATACAATCGATCTTACCCAATTATTACGCATTTGCCGTAAGCATATCTGGGCATTGATTCTATGGAGTGTAGGTCTTGCCTTAGTCGGCTGGGGAGTTTCAGAATTTGTAATTTCTCCTAAATATACTTCAACTGCTCAATTATTAGTTAACCAAAAGAGTCGTAACAATGATCCAAACGCAGCTTATGCGACTCAACAAGCTAACATGCAGATGGTTACTACTTATAAAGACATCGTAACAAGTAACAAGATTTTGACAGAAGCCTCTAATCGTTTAGCTAATCCAACTGTTGTTGTGAAAAAGGCACAAAAAGCAGTGTACAGAACTGATGAAAACGGCAGAAGAAGATTAGTGAGAAAAGCTCGCC encodes:
- a CDS encoding IS607 family transposase, with amino-acid sequence MTILKPKDVADRLGITTRTLQTWDRKGIFKAKRSPTNRRFYTEDQINQYLSKNSLCSNKKQVAYARVSTSGQKDDLKDQLSYIRQYANAQGIVLDEEISDIGSGLNYKRQKWNNLLDEVMNNKIDKIYITYKDRFIRFGYDWFENLCKKHGTEIIVLNNIDTSPDKELVDDLISIIHVFSCRLYGLRKYKKKIRGEYLNDDQDTSS
- a CDS encoding RNA-guided endonuclease InsQ/TnpB family protein codes for the protein MTIKTQVVKLKVNKTMQKHLDALCDYRRYCWNKGLETWQLMYEAHTLNKKDNPNPNERRVRDELVANKADWQYDLSARCLQLAIKDLANAWKNFFDKSQPDWGIPSFKSKKAPRQGFKTDRAKIVNGKLRLDRPRSISKESWFDLKSYEALKMDEVKVVSVFKEKDNYYAALPYEEEIELKAKTQQKTAVDVNVGHFNYTEGQINILPAKLQKLYKRIKHYQRMLARKRKVNGKLATKSNNYFAVRTKLQRDYRKAANIQNDLLQKFTTKLVNNYDQIVIEDLAVKEMMMTHVASKGMQRSLFSKFRRILTYKCDWYGQELILADKTYPSTQRCAACSYVKKGEEKITLQGNKKHGTKHNEYVCYECGYKNDRDENAVLNLLALAK
- a CDS encoding DUF1828 domain-containing protein; the encoded protein is MFYIAVDINKSKKRKTILINQLRGYGISLIDDELTTTVNINHFAEAKNRNSIIKELQR
- a CDS encoding LCP family protein translates to MAENNQPNNDVRRHHHHRHHRHHHRKFWRWFWIVIGVIVVIALFVCGMVYKNLRDTTQNMYTPVAKTTKSNKGRNLDNLLAQKKPINILLLGTDTGAMGRSWKGRTDTIMMMAINPKTNSTSIVSIPRDSNAIFPDFPQYGVTKINSAYTLGGVGETVKTLDKYYSVPIDGYIMINMGGLKKAIDQVGGIDVTSPLTFDNMGYHFQEGKTYHMDGKKALAFAQLRHGDPRQDYGRQDRDRRVVMALLKKSISPTTLLNTKFLNSISSEMQTDLTMNQMYKIGMDYRNATDNLSQDHAQGVSKQTQNPKFGTMEIEVVSRQERQRVSDKLRAALGLPKVRVAANSASYVMNR